A DNA window from Gammaproteobacteria bacterium contains the following coding sequences:
- a CDS encoding MFS transporter, with product MQKKKEFSLRSIKALQWLNFFMADVRDGLGPYLAIFLLTSQHWNPAEIGVALTVMGVATLIMQTPAGAFIDFTRHKCLTIALASVVIAAASIGVAFSHYFWSIVSFQALMGVASAFIGPAIAGITLGVVGPSYFSRQVGKNEAYNHLGNIFAALIAGGLGYFFSTGVVFYLTTFTALMALVSMYFIKREDIDNQLARGFTKENNNNQPVSGFSILFKSKTLLLFTLSIFLFHFANAAMLPLLGQSLAGKDEHIATLFMSASIIVAQLVMVPAAIFVGKKANSWGRKKIFLIAFAVLPIRGLLYTFSDNPFYLVSVQMLDGVAAGIFGALFLIVIADLTEGTGRFNVTQGAVSTFMGIGAALSSTVAGGIVVHKGYDVAFITLAAIAAVAFLLFAFFVPETKNWADRRAAEQ from the coding sequence ATGCAGAAAAAAAAAGAATTTAGTCTGCGCTCTATTAAGGCATTACAGTGGCTTAATTTTTTTATGGCTGATGTTAGAGATGGCTTGGGGCCATATTTAGCTATTTTTTTATTAACTTCACAACACTGGAATCCAGCAGAGATAGGCGTTGCACTCACAGTAATGGGGGTGGCAACGTTGATTATGCAAACTCCGGCTGGCGCTTTTATCGATTTTACTCGTCATAAATGCTTAACCATCGCGCTTGCTTCAGTTGTTATTGCTGCGGCATCCATTGGAGTAGCTTTCTCCCATTATTTCTGGTCAATCGTGAGTTTTCAGGCGTTGATGGGCGTGGCGTCGGCTTTTATTGGTCCAGCAATAGCGGGCATCACCTTGGGGGTAGTGGGACCTAGTTATTTTTCTAGGCAGGTAGGAAAAAATGAGGCATATAATCATCTTGGTAATATTTTTGCCGCGTTGATTGCTGGTGGTCTTGGATATTTTTTCTCAACAGGAGTTGTTTTTTATTTAACGACATTTACAGCGCTCATGGCGCTGGTTTCTATGTATTTTATTAAGCGGGAAGACATTGACAACCAACTAGCAAGAGGGTTTACGAAAGAAAATAATAACAATCAGCCTGTTTCAGGCTTTAGTATTTTATTTAAATCTAAAACGCTTTTACTGTTTACGTTGTCTATTTTTTTATTCCACTTCGCAAATGCAGCTATGTTGCCATTATTAGGACAAAGTTTAGCAGGCAAAGATGAGCATATAGCCACTTTATTTATGTCGGCATCGATTATTGTCGCACAGCTAGTGATGGTGCCCGCGGCTATATTTGTAGGAAAAAAGGCCAATTCTTGGGGGAGAAAAAAAATATTTTTGATTGCGTTTGCTGTATTACCTATTCGTGGACTTTTATACACTTTTAGCGACAATCCTTTTTATTTAGTTTCTGTGCAGATGCTAGATGGCGTGGCTGCGGGAATTTTTGGAGCGTTGTTTCTAATTGTTATTGCAGACTTAACAGAAGGAACAGGAAGATTCAATGTCACTCAAGGCGCTGTATCAACCTTCATGGGAATCGGGGCGGCGCTAAGTTCTACCGTTGCAGGTGGCATTGTTGTGCATAAGGGGTATGATGTGGCCTTCATTACACTTGCGGCGATTGCTGCTGTAGCATTTTTACTGTTTGCTTTTTTTGTGCCCGAAACCAAAAACTGGGCCGATCGTAGAGCAGCAGAGCAATAG
- a CDS encoding anion transporter, whose protein sequence is MPLAIIFLILILFVISIRNFLPVSLPIWLVMLFGAIAMVLTQQIGFIAAIHSIDMDIIFYLLGVFVIAQSVESCGLLEYLTEKLFSFNCSGWFLLFVIVFFLGLGSAVLMNDAVAIIGTPVILQLCRKQKVMASLLLMTLAYAVTLGSVLSPIGNPQNLLVAIKSGMHSPFLTFFVGLGLPTIINLGVLYFFIFILYRKQLAQPLIKLSPVLMSDSRTVLAAQLSFYFFILLIMAKIVLSLFQIEVDFAAIALISALPTLLLSRKRKHVLRHLDWGTLIFFIAMFVVMQSVWNSGFFQEWIYKFHVSVDNMLSIVVISTLLSQLISNVPLVALYIPLLQNVDATVSHYLLLAASSTLAGNIFIFGAASNIIIIQNAEKRGFKGLSIGLFSLLGIPLTIIHLSVYAFFLSL, encoded by the coding sequence ATGCCTTTAGCTATAATTTTTTTAATTTTAATATTATTTGTTATCTCTATTCGAAATTTTTTACCAGTCTCTTTGCCTATATGGCTCGTGATGCTGTTTGGCGCAATAGCGATGGTCCTGACACAACAAATTGGTTTTATCGCAGCTATCCATTCTATTGATATGGATATTATTTTTTATCTGCTTGGTGTTTTTGTCATTGCACAAAGTGTCGAGTCATGTGGTTTGTTAGAATACCTGACAGAAAAACTTTTTTCTTTTAATTGTAGCGGATGGTTTTTACTATTTGTTATTGTATTTTTCTTAGGTTTGGGCTCGGCTGTTTTAATGAACGATGCTGTTGCTATTATCGGTACGCCTGTTATTTTACAACTTTGCCGTAAACAAAAAGTAATGGCAAGCCTTTTGCTTATGACTTTGGCTTATGCAGTTACCTTGGGTAGCGTCTTGAGCCCGATTGGGAATCCTCAAAACTTATTGGTTGCGATAAAAAGTGGTATGCATTCTCCGTTTTTAACTTTTTTTGTTGGCTTAGGATTACCAACCATCATTAATTTAGGTGTATTGTATTTTTTCATTTTTATTCTGTATCGAAAACAGCTTGCTCAGCCATTAATTAAACTGTCGCCTGTTTTGATGAGTGATAGCCGCACTGTTCTTGCGGCACAACTTAGTTTTTATTTTTTCATTTTACTTATTATGGCTAAAATAGTGTTAAGTCTGTTTCAAATAGAAGTTGATTTTGCGGCGATTGCATTAATTTCTGCCCTGCCTACTTTATTGCTAAGTCGAAAACGAAAACATGTGTTACGCCATCTGGATTGGGGAACACTAATTTTTTTTATTGCGATGTTTGTGGTGATGCAAAGTGTATGGAACTCAGGGTTTTTTCAAGAGTGGATTTACAAGTTTCATGTTTCAGTCGATAACATGTTATCCATTGTTGTCATTAGCACACTATTAAGCCAGCTTATTTCAAATGTACCTTTAGTGGCGTTATATATACCGCTATTGCAAAATGTTGACGCAACGGTTTCGCACTATTTACTGTTAGCAGCAAGCAGTACTCTAGCAGGCAATATTTTTATTTTTGGCGCAGCAAGTAATATAATCATTATTCAAAATGCTGAAAAGCGCGGATTTAAGGGGCTCAGTATTGGGCTATTTTCTTTGCTTGGCATTCCGCTGACGATTATTCATTTAAGTGTTTATGCTTTTTTTCTTAGTTTGTAA
- a CDS encoding sodium:solute symporter translates to MPITYGFLSVLPPLLAIFLAIYTRQVYIALTCGIWSGYLIIANFQPLQATTTTIDAFVTVFSDADNTRTIMFTALMGGLMLFIQKSGGVKGFIELVGRFTEKLVKRGLNSRKVLEMLAFVTGASIFIESTINTLTVGTVFRPVFDKLKIPREKLAYIAHSCSSPVCMLIPLNAWGAYVIGLLSAQQFNNSSEIFFHSWIYGFYPMVALLMVVFIILSGKNFGPMKNAEERVKKTGQLLRPGAVPFGNYDEETIELKPSITPRACNMLLPIIVLVFMMPVSLIATGWHTVNISDSFSQKLFIALTHGNGATAVLYAICTSLFAGSLLYLFQRIFSFSEIINMILKGISDLITLALLMMLAFAIGKVCRTLGTGFYVAQITQLWLHPAILPAVLFFVACLMAFAMGTAWGTFAIMLPIAVPLAQALGPDHPELLYMAIAASLGGGVFGNHCSPIADTTLITALGSGNDPIDHVKTQLPYAITAAIITGILYLVFGYLCFVQG, encoded by the coding sequence ATCACTTATGGTTTTCTTTCTGTTTTACCGCCATTACTTGCCATTTTTTTAGCGATATACACCCGACAAGTTTACATCGCACTCACTTGTGGTATTTGGAGTGGCTATCTTATTATTGCGAATTTCCAGCCACTGCAAGCGACAACGACAACCATCGATGCGTTTGTCACTGTATTCTCTGATGCTGACAATACTCGCACTATCATGTTCACCGCACTGATGGGCGGACTGATGCTGTTTATTCAAAAATCCGGCGGCGTTAAAGGATTTATTGAACTTGTTGGACGCTTCACCGAGAAACTCGTAAAACGCGGTTTAAATTCCAGAAAAGTCTTAGAAATGTTAGCGTTTGTCACTGGCGCAAGTATTTTTATTGAATCAACCATAAATACCCTCACCGTCGGCACAGTGTTTCGTCCGGTGTTTGACAAATTAAAAATTCCACGCGAAAAACTCGCTTACATTGCACACTCATGCTCCTCCCCTGTTTGCATGCTCATTCCATTAAACGCTTGGGGCGCCTACGTGATTGGCCTATTGAGTGCGCAACAATTTAACAATTCCTCTGAGATTTTCTTTCACTCATGGATTTATGGCTTCTATCCCATGGTCGCATTGCTAATGGTGGTATTTATTATCTTGAGTGGGAAAAATTTCGGCCCGATGAAAAACGCCGAAGAGCGCGTAAAAAAAACCGGTCAATTACTACGACCCGGCGCGGTGCCATTTGGCAATTACGATGAGGAAACTATAGAACTAAAGCCATCGATTACTCCACGCGCTTGCAATATGTTATTGCCCATTATTGTCCTGGTTTTCATGATGCCAGTAAGTTTAATTGCCACAGGTTGGCATACCGTCAATATTAGCGATTCTTTTTCACAAAAATTATTTATTGCACTGACTCATGGCAATGGTGCAACTGCAGTTTTATACGCCATTTGCACCTCACTTTTTGCAGGCTCATTACTGTATCTTTTCCAAAGAATTTTTAGCTTTAGCGAAATTATTAACATGATTCTAAAAGGTATCAGCGATCTGATCACACTGGCCTTGTTAATGATGCTGGCTTTTGCGATTGGCAAAGTGTGTCGCACATTGGGCACAGGATTTTACGTCGCTCAAATCACCCAACTTTGGTTGCATCCCGCCATTCTGCCGGCAGTATTATTCTTTGTGGCCTGTTTAATGGCATTTGCCATGGGCACCGCTTGGGGAACTTTTGCAATCATGTTACCGATTGCCGTTCCACTCGCACAAGCACTTGGACCCGATCACCCAGAGTTATTATACATGGCGATTGCGGCGTCTCTCGGCGGCGGGGTGTTTGGAAATCATTGCTCACCTATCGCAGATACTACCTTGATTACAGCGTTAGGGTCCGGCAATGATCCGATTGATCATGTAAAAACTCAACTTCCTTATGCAATTACTGCTGCAATTATCACTGGGATTCTTTATTTGGTTTTTGGGTACTTGTGCTTTGTGCAAGGGTAG